In Solanum lycopersicum chromosome 5, SLM_r2.1, the following are encoded in one genomic region:
- the LOC104647539 gene encoding uncharacterized protein, which yields MRVEMQRRQNLPPPGFTTNATTNERPPLYSPSSNMDPAQNPPSTPAQNLSVLDLTTQNPQYAYASYQNPPPPQKQSFSNTTSFPKYPPSNHSTTAKPESKQKLKCIPPPNSSPPPKPKYNPQPYPQNYQTT from the coding sequence ATGAGAGTGGAGATGCAAAGGAGACAGAATCTACCTCCACCAGGTTTTACTACCAATGCTACTACTAATGAGAGACCTCCTCTATATTCTCCCTCTTCAAACATGGATCCAGCTCAGAATCCGCCGTCTACTCCTGCTCAAAATCTGTCAGTATTAGACTTGACGACACAAAATCCTCAATACGCCTACGCCTCTTACCAAAATCCACCACCTCCTCAAAAACAATCATTCTCAAATACCACCTCATTCCCAAAATACCCACCATCAAACCACTCCACCACTGCAAAACCAGaatcaaaacaaaaactaaaatgcATTCCACCCCCAAACTCCTCACCACCACCAAAACCAAAATATAATCCCCAACCCTATCCGCAAAACTACCAAACTACATAG
- the LOC138348839 gene encoding uncharacterized protein, whose translation MANDLSEFDIVYVTQKAIKAKALADNLVENPVDREYEPLKTNFHDEEVSFVGEDIFEIYPRWRLSFNGAENHQRKGIGAVLVSEPGQHYPMAAKLQLNCTNNMAEYESCILGLKMAIDMNVHELLVIGDLDLLIHQVQGEWVMKNPKITSYVPYIQKLFRKFYLKEHPVHCSYVEAEPDSLPWYFYIKKYFQFGIYLAEATSNQKKLIHLMALNFFLRREVLYRWNPDLGLLEWTHFGKEDPLSRLLLDNYGA comes from the exons ATGGCAAATGATTTGAGtgaatttgatattgtgtatgtgactcagaagGCGATAAAAGCGAAGGCCTTGGCCGATAATCTCGTAGAAAATCCCGTCGATAGAGAGTATGAACCGCTTAAGACTaattttcacgatgaagaagtatcatttgtgggtgaagatatttttgaaatatatcctAGATGGAGATTATCCTTTAATGGAGCGGAAAATCACCAACGAAAAGGTATCGGAGCGGTCTTAGTGTCAGAACCCggtcagcactatcctatgGCAGCCAAACTCCAGCTTAATTGCACTAACAACATGGCTGAATATGAATCTTGTATCCTTGGTCTGAAGATGGCCATTGACATGAACGTCCACGAGCTGTTGGTTATTGGAGATTTAGatttattaattcatcaagttcaaggagaatgggtcATGAAGAACCCAAAGATCACATCGTATGTGCCATATATACAGAAGTTGTTCAGAAAATTCT ATTTGAAAGAACATCCGGTCCATTGTTCATATGTTGAAGCAGAACCAGACAGTTTGCCATggtatttttatataaagaagtattttcAGTTTGGGATTTATCTTGCAGAAGCAACATCCAACcaaaaaaagttgatacacctTATGGCCCTCAACTTCTTCCTGAGAAGAGAAGTCCTTTATAGGTGGAATCCAGATTTAGGTCTTCTTGAATGGACTCACTTTGGCAAGGAAGATCCTCTAAGCCGGCTACTACTGGATAACTATGGAGCATGA